The Pseudalkalibacillus hwajinpoensis DNA window CAGACAGAGCATCAAGGGATATGAAATCGTGGTCGGAGAAAGAAGATATCGTGCATCAAAGGAAGCGGGACTTAAAACAGTTCCTGCTGTTGTGAAAGAGTTATCGGACCAGAAAATGATGGAGATTGCGCTGATTGAAAATCTTCAGCGAGAAAATTTAAATCCAATTGAAGAAGCGCTAGCTTACCAGAAATTGATGGAGAAAACGGAAGTAACACAGGAGGAGCTTGCTAAGCGTCTCGGTAAAAGCAGGCCACACCTAACGAATTTTCTCCGCTTGCTTCAGCTTCCTTCAGATGTACAGAATTATATCTCGGAAGGAATGCTTACAATGGGGCATGGTCGTGCTCTTCTTGGACTGAAGAAAAAAGATGATAGAAAGCCTCTAGCTGATCGAGTAGTAAAAGAAAAAATGAACGTCAGGCAATTGGAGCAGTTGATTACGCAATTGAATGAAAATGTTTCACGTGAAACTAAGAAAGATGAAAAGCCTGATCCTTTTCTTAAAGAAAAGGAAAATCGTCTTCGAGAACGGCTTGGCACTTCTGTGTCGATAAAAAGATCCAAGAAAAAAGGGAAAATTGAAATTGAATTTTTCTCTGAAGAAGACCTTGCTCGAATTCTTGATGTAATTGAAAAAGAAGGTAATTAATAAAAAGCATAAACTGGGACGCAGTTTATGCTTTTATTATACAATTGACATAAAATTTGAGGTGTTTATGTGATATATCTAGATCAAGCAGCTTCATCTTTTCCAAAGCCACCTGAAGTCGTTCAAGCCATGACAGAAGCTATAACCGAGTACGGAGCAAACCCTGGAAGAGGCGGTCATGCGCTATCGAAGCGTGCTGATGATACGATTCGCCGTACCAGAGAGCAGTTGGCAGCGTTTTTTGGGTTTGATCTTCCTGATCGGGTTTGTTTTACATCGAATGCAACGAGTGCCCTTAATCAGGCTATAAAGGGGTTTCCGTTTGTAGAAGGAGATCATGTTCTAACAACTTCTTTCGAACATAATTCGGTCCGTCGTCCACTTGAATACATGAAGAAAACAACCGGTATCGTGATTGACTATGTAAATACAGGTGAATCGGAATGGTTTGATCTGGAGGCTTTCAAGAGCAATATTACCGATCAAACGAAAATGATTGTCATAACTCACGGGTCAAATTTAACTGGAAAAAAACTTCCACTAGATGTGATTGGCGCAGTGGCTCGGCAGAAACA harbors:
- a CDS encoding ParB/RepB/Spo0J family partition protein, which produces MANRGLGKGINALFPSQNEDEIVKEIPISDLRPNPYQPRKTFHKEAIEELSTSIQTFGVLQPLIVRQSIKGYEIVVGERRYRASKEAGLKTVPAVVKELSDQKMMEIALIENLQRENLNPIEEALAYQKLMEKTEVTQEELAKRLGKSRPHLTNFLRLLQLPSDVQNYISEGMLTMGHGRALLGLKKKDDRKPLADRVVKEKMNVRQLEQLITQLNENVSRETKKDEKPDPFLKEKENRLRERLGTSVSIKRSKKKGKIEIEFFSEEDLARILDVIEKEGN